The DNA sequence gaaaaatctgaacatgttgtgtgagtactaatgagacaacaaaattttatagggaccgttgtgtgatttaacattAGACAACTGATATCtatttgttctgttgtgtgagtattaATGAGACGACAAAATTTTACCggtaccgttgtgtgattaaaattgatttgttgtgtgatacGATGTATACATATTCATACTACGTAATATAATTGATTgttatttgattattttttgttctttaccTGAAATACTTACTCAAAAATAATGCACAATATAAGATTTAGGCATTGAAATACTCTAATTCAACCATCCAATGTACCAAAAGAGGTAGCATTCATGTATCCATCCATAccataaaaccaaaaagaagACATTCTAGCTAGCTTGATGGCTGCTGCATCCTAGCTAATTACAATGAAAGatagcaaaagctgatacaatatCATTATTCCAAAAAATACACATGCTGGCACTATTGCATTCAAGTGCCTTCTTCCCACTCGCTAGCACTAATGCAGCTGCACCATCACTGTCTCTCCCTGCAACCCATAGCTGCTACCGCTGTCTCTCCCTGCAACCTCTCTGCAGGCAACTAAAACATTCAGAAATCATAAACTTATATCAAACTAAATATCAGAATACTTATATCTAATACTCAAGGTAATTGATGCTTATAGAAAAAGAATGTCTAAAAATACTTACAAGCATCCTATTCTTCCAAATATATCATACTTCGACAGGCAAGAAATAAAGAGAGAGCACTGACAACAAACAAAGAATCATTCCACTTAACCCCTCTACACTCTTGCAACTTGGCATCGTATTTAACAAAATTGCAAATAAAAACACTCAATTCAGATCTAGTTTAATTAGTAAAACCCAACGAATGCATCTACTGATTGTCATCTCAAGAAAGAATAGTTTCATAGCCTGAAGTATACATAGAGAAGTTACCTCAACAGCAACTGGAACAAGCTCAGCTCGTTCTACCAGTAGCTTAAGCCAAATTCCCTTCCTTCCCTACCAGTAGCTTAAGCCAAATACCAACTAGGCAACTGGCATAGTAACATTTTATGATTCTAGTCAACCCACTATAACAACCGAACCTCAAAACTAATAACATGACTAATTACAGTGTTTTTAAATGTTAATCCCACAAGCTTTTAGTCAACCCAAACTAGTTTGAATGAAAAAGTAGAGCATCGGACCTGAAGAACAATAGGCAACTGATCTGGTGATTTCTTGTGTTCAGACCCGTGGTCAGGCCATACCTCAAAAGCAGTCAACTGCTCAGTGAAAAATGGACTTGGCTGGCATAGagccaaaaataataatagaagTCAAGTCAATAGGATACACCACTGATCAAGAAATCCACAGGCAAATTGATTGGCATATCACGCAAATACAAATTATGGCACTATTGAAATGGATCAATCTGCATATAGCCATTCTCATACATGATCAAAGAATATGAAACTTGCACATGACATGAAGCACACCTGAAAGTCAGCATTAGCATCCTCAACCAACAATGGAAGCTAAGAAAGGCATATCTCAGCAGCCATGTCCCATGCATCCCTGGAGAGTGCATAAGCAAAAGTGACTATTGATTCAATAACACAAAGCGTAAACTTGAGAATTATATCCTTTAGTACCAGGAAAGTTTTTGGCCCAGACACTCTTCAAAGTTCAATACTACATTAGGCAACAACTCTTTCATAACTGATTTTTGTTGCTAGACTAGATCTATATAAGTGACtagcactctcataatccaactataattttcttctttctaagaCATTTCCACTCTAAAAGTGCAATTTTGTATATTTAGATAGCTTATGATGGACCAAAACTGAATATCTAACTTCTATTTTGAAACCATCCTGTAAGCAAACCAAATAGATTAAATAGGACAAGAACAATAAACAATAAGAACAGAGTTTGACACTCACAGCGCCATTGCGGAATTCGGCCAAGATGTCTAGCTGCACCCATAGTGCTTTAAAGGGTAAAAAGCCAACAAAGATGACCAGCAGATACAAAGGATTTCTGCCATTAAAGTACAAAAATAGATAAGTATAGATAAACACCAACAACTTCATGTATCCTTGGTACAAGAAAAGTATATACCTTAAGACTGTCATGATTTCTGAATTCATTAAATCCGAGGACAACCAAGGCAAGAATAGCCCAAGAAGGTGGTAGCCAATTGTTGCTACGCTTGTTAGCTTCCTGAAAAGTAAAACAACATGTGGAATAAACTAGTTCAATTCAACACAAACAAAATATACGAAAAATTAACGAAATAGAATCCAATTTCAACCTCAACTTTCAAATTCAGAGATAAAGGAAACTCTAACCTTAATAAGCATATTAAATCAGTAACAACGAAGATACTTTTTGCTTCCCTATGCATAGAGTCCTTTACCACATCCCGGAGATCAAGGGACTGCCTTCCAAATCTAGGGGAGGTACTTGAGTGGTTAGTTACTGGATCCTTTGGGGGAGTTTCAGGAAAAATGATTCTGTCAAAGGAAGAGGTTCCTGGTTGTGCTGTTCTGTTACACTCTAGTGATGATAAGGAAGATGAACAAGTCAACGAGAAAGAGGCCCGTGATGACTCTGTTGAGAGTCTTTGTTTCTCATTCacatttttgttcaaatttatGTCCTGCAATTTCAAGCAGTAAAAAGTCAGTTTCAGTCGAGTAAAATTTGCTAAAAGCACAAAGAAATTCATGGATTCAACTGCAATTCCAGTATAAACAGAAGATTGAATATGCACAGACATAGTGAATAATTAGGACAATATTCCATCAAGAACCATGAACCATTCAATCTAGATTTTAGATGATTCCAAAATTTgctaaaaggaaagaaaatcatCGAGTAGAGAGTGATTACAGTTACTGCTTGCCGATGGTATGGATTGTTGGACTCTTTTTCAATCTTTAAACGTGCAAAAATAAAACTCATCTCTTCATAAATACTAATATTAAAGCAAAAACACAGGAAACTAAACCAATATATTCAATAAGATGAGGAATGTATGCTGCATCCCACTGAACCAAAAAGGATTAGTTACCAAATAAAATTATCCGGCCATGTATGAAAGCAAAAGTGTTCAGTACCCAGCTAAAAAAATGTCTTGTGCAGAAATCCAATGATCCCATTAATCATACCAACCactataaaactttttttttttaatcaatcgaACATGCATTGCATTTCATGGACCACAACACCATAGGTGATGTGATCAAGTCAGGGGATAGGACCATTTGTCCAATTCAATCATACACTTTAAAATGAATGACGAACAAGATGCTAGTTGGGGCAAACAAAGATATGTAAAACACTAATGAATCCATAACAAAATTATCACTCCATTGAAGGATATGTTAAACACAGATGATAGCATGCTCCAAAATATGATGGTTTCAGAATCAGAAAGGACATGTTATAAGTAGGGACAAACAATACTAAGGAAGGTCCATGACTATCTAACGAACAACGCCCCCGGTTAAAAGGGCCTCAATTTCCAACCACTTCCAGATATTAATGGGACTTCACGTACTCCTGAACAACATGAAGGCCTTCTGTATCTTCACCAAAATCCTTGACAACAACGCAAGAGCAACCAACGACCTTTCTTTCCTTCCCTTCAGAATCAATCTTGCAAAGCCCAGACCATTCTCCAAGAGTTTTAGCACTAGGAATTGTCATTAGGTTAACATTATGCTCTGCACACAGTGACTTCACCAGCTTAACATAATCAGCCTGGTCGCAGTCCTCAGCCAAAACGCAAAGCTGTGCAGCATGCTTCTCAATGACCTTGGCAGCTTCATGCAGGCCCCGTGTAAGCCCACCATGAGCCAATGACTTCCTAAGAACAAGTTGCAATGCTGTCATGAGGTCCATGGGCTCACCTAGAGCTGGAGCAGCAGCTACAGGATCAGCAGGAACGGGAACTTCAACTTCATCTCCTGACATCTTGCACGTCTGTCAATCTCAGAAGCCCTTGACGGTGTTCGGTGGCGGTGGTGGAGGCACAGATCTGAGGGCCACAGTTCTGTATTTTGCTGAAGAGGAGTCACAAGACCAGTAGCATACATTGGAGTCACAAGACCAGTAGCATACATTCTACATGATTAAACAATCAAGGGACTGATTGTTTGCAGTATATATATAATACCTGTGATGAAACTCTAAAACCAAACAACTCTTTACCTTGGAATGCCAGTCCACGTATAATTAAatcaagaaaattaaaattacagcCAAAATAAAAGACTGATTAAGAGAACCAATGGTACAGCAAATTCCCTACCCAGAAACTGATTAGATATTTTCATCAGTAAATTCAAGGAGCTAGGTAGAACTCACTTAAGGAACTATACAACTAAAGAAGAACTCTATTGTATTATGGAGACAATAATGAACTAAAAATAAAACTGAATTCATAATCAACAAGAGTCGAATTCCCTGTCAAACTGAGCTTATTCAATTATGTCGACATTCATAATAATCATGCAGCTCAAATCCCTCGTGTAGATTACGAATTTAAACAGACAACATGTTTATCAATCTATACAAACAATCATACCATTGACAAATGCCAAATATGAACTTAAGAAACATCACAGGTTCATCAAATTCAATAACAACTATTACTATGAATCTGAGATCATGAAATTCACCATACTCTAACcaccgctctgataccatttgtaatatttatttatttatttaaataccTTGGGTAGGCATCCTGTGCAAAAGCCCTAGTAGAGGACAAAACGGCAACGTCCTCAGGTGAGGAGTCGCCCCGGTTCGAAGCGGATGATGAGGGAGATAAAGGAGGCGATTTGGGCGAATCACAGCACagcgagagaagagagagaagagagagagcttgtCAGTGAAGGCGATGGCGATGCAGCCCAGCACAGCGCCGCCTCTTCGATGCAGCACAATACGTTCACCTTCACTGTCTCGCGCACCTTCGTCTTCTGCATCTCTTTAATTAACTCTAG is a window from the Rosa chinensis cultivar Old Blush chromosome 2, RchiOBHm-V2, whole genome shotgun sequence genome containing:
- the LOC112186600 gene encoding uncharacterized protein LOC112186600, giving the protein MSVHIQSSVYTGIAVESMNFFVLLANFTRLKLTFYCLKLQDINLNKNVNEKQRLSTESSRASFSLTCSSSLSSLECNRTAQPGTSSFDRIIFPETPPKDPVTNHSSTSPRFGRQSLDLRDVVKDSMHREAKSIFVVTDLICLLRKLTSVATIGYHLLGLFLPWLSSDLMNSEIMTVLRNPLYLLVIFVGFLPFKALWVQLDILAEFRNGAPSPFFTEQLTAFEVWPDHGSEHKKSPDQLPIVLQGRKGIWLKLLVERAELVPVAVELPAERLQGETAVAAMGCRERQ
- the LOC112187981 gene encoding 40S ribosomal protein S12-like, producing MSGDEVEVPVPADPVAAAPALGEPMDLMTALQLVLRKSLAHGGLTRGLHEAAKVIEKHAAQLCVLAEDCDQADYVKLVKSLCAEHNVNLMTIPSAKTLGEWSGLCKIDSEGKERKVVGCSCVVVKDFGEDTEGLHVVQEYVKSH